In the Malus domestica chromosome 16, GDT2T_hap1 genome, one interval contains:
- the LOC103400682 gene encoding uncharacterized protein At3g49055-like, with protein MENPTETLPDPQINSPDPPNNPEASEPDHVLLAELDSLCQLHQSLLSKAAAMEEESNIIRKQRDDALARNVELIKVVGEISGKRDSSRRNSKARRFSERKGRREGIIGIIDGVGDEKAENGAEEAEGVWEESAAVARLAASAEAKVSEYKELRKKEKELEKSVVSLTEKNRDISSLLRVALVEKEAVEKKLKGNSEQKRVALLHIAERGLQKVGFGFIMERGR; from the exons ATGGAAAACCCTACGGAAACACTCCCTGACCCCCAAATCAACAGCCCAGATCCCCCGAACAACCCAGAAGCCTCCGAACCCGATCATGTTCTTCTCGCCGAGCTCGACTCCCTCTGCCAGTTGCACCAGAGCCTGCTATCGAAGGCGGCGGCGATGGAGGAAGAGTCTAATATCATCCGGAAGCAGAGAGACGACGCCCTGGCTCGCAACGTTGAGCTAATTAAAGTCGTCGGAGAAATTTCCGGCAAGAGGGACTCTTCGCGGCGAAATTCAAAAGCTCGAAGATTTTCTGAGAGAAAAGGAAGACGG GAGGGCATAATCGGAATAATCGACGGCGTCGGCGACGAAAAGGCTGAGAATGGAGCTGAAGAAGCTGAGGGGGTTTGGGAGGAGAGTGCGGCAGTTGCGCGGCTGGCAGCTTCGGCGGAAGCGAAGGTGAGTGAGTATAAAGAgctgaggaagaaggagaaggagttGGAGAAAAGCGTGGTGAGTCTGACAGAGAAGAATAGGGATATCAGCAGCTTGCTGAGGGTTGCTCTGGTGGAGAAGGAGGCGGTGGAGAAGAAGTTGAAAGGAAACAGCGAGCAGAAGCGGGTGGCGCTTTTGCATATTGCGGAGAGGGGTTTGCAGAAAGTTGGGTTTGGGTTTATAATGGAGAGAGGGCGTTAG
- the LOC139193084 gene encoding cyclin-dependent protein kinase inhibitor SMR10-like gives MFPNSQEKKKGLEISEEDRFRPITPIRVAIPIPRALKKTKEEEEEEEEEEGAVAEEELLHLEHEEECHTPKSPTAHVTLKQLPLVCPPAPKKPRQAARRSLRRLWPSQSQYFFKVPDDLESLFMVITGTNSPAKNISVWKI, from the coding sequence ATGTTTCCCAActctcaagaaaaaaaaaagggtcttGAAATATCAGAAGAAGATCGTTTCAGGCCAATTACTCCGATTCGAGTGGCCATTCCAATTCCACGAGCTttaaagaagacaaaggaggaggaggaggaggaggaggaggaggagggggcaGTGGCGGAGGAGGAGCTTTTGCATTTGGAACATGAAGAAGAATGCCACACACCCAAGTCACCAACTGCTCACGTGACCTTGAAGCAACTACCATTAGTGTGTCCACCAGCACCCAAGAAACCTCGCCAAGCTGCCAGAAGAAGTTTGAGGAGGTTATGGCCTTCACAATCACAATACTTTTTTAAGGTTCCAGACGACCTCGAATCGCTGTTTATGGTTATCACTGGTACTAATAGTCCTGCGAAGAATATAAGTgtttggaaaatttaa
- the LOC114822084 gene encoding probable WRKY transcription factor 11, whose amino-acid sequence MPAPMAVDLVGFSKIDDRTAMQEAASAGLQSMEHLIRALSNHPPSQTPLDCREITDFTVTKFKQLISVLNRTGHARFRRGPANPPSDPVHPKPQTTLTVLQTPQSDKDSSTALSPPLSTTSSFLSSITIGDGSVSNGKAFSSISVPPAPAFSAGKPPLPQSHRKRCHDGETAKRSSSGHCHCSKRRKSKVKRTMRVPAVSSKIADIPADEFTWRKYGQKPIKGSPYPRGYYKCSTVRGCPARKHVERAQDNPTMLVVTYEAEHHHPHPSITAANVGLVFQSSKE is encoded by the exons ATGCCAGCTCCAATGGCTGTAGATCTAGTTGGCTTCTCCAAGATTGATGATCGGACGGCCATGCAAGAAGCTGCCTCCGCCGGCTTGCAAAGCATGGAGCACCTCATCCGCGCCCTATCCAATCATCCCCCATCCCAAACCCCACTCGATTGCCGGGAAATCACCGACTTCACCGTGACAAAGTTCAAGCAGCTAATCTCTGTTCTGAACCGGACCGGTCACGCGCGGTTCCGCCGTGGACCGGCCAATCCACCTTCCGACCCGGTCCACCCAAAACCTCAGACGACTTTGACTGTTCTTCAAACACCACAGTCCGACAAAGATTCCTCCACTGCTCTGTCCCCGCCGCTCTCCACTACTTCGTCGTTTCTATCCTCCATCACAATCGGTGACGGCAGCGTTTCCAACGGTAAAGCCTTCTCATCGATTTCCGTGCCTCCGGCGCCGGCTTTCTCCGCTGGAAAACCTCCCCTTCCACAATCTCACCGGAAACGGTGTCACGACGGCGAAACCGCTAAAAGATCATCGTCTGGACACTGCCATTGCTCTAAGAGAAG GAAGTCTAAGGTTAAGAGGACGATGAGAGTGCCGGCTGTTAGCTCGAAAATCGCCGATATACCTGCCGATGAGTTCACCTGGAGAAAGTACGGTCAAAAGCCGATCAAGGGCTCGCCTTACCCGAG AGGGTATTATAAGTGCAGTACAGTGAGAGGCTGTCCGGCAAGGAAACACGTGGAGAGAGCTCAGGACAACCCCACTATGCTCGTCGTTACCTACGAGGCTGAGCACCATCACCCGCACCCTTCCATCACAGCCGCAAATGTGGGCCTTGTTTTCCAATCTTCTAAAGAATGA